One Nitrospira sp. DNA window includes the following coding sequences:
- a CDS encoding Cell-division-associated, ABC-transporter-like signaling protein FtsE, whose product MIQLFHVSKYYDRRPALSDITLEIEKGEFILLMGPSGAGKSTLLKLLIGAERPDEGQIFVQGRSLSKLRPSEIPALRRKVGVVLQDFRLLPKKTVFDNVSLPLLVQGVSTGEIKRKVTETLRAVGLDHKKDLFPTGLSTGEQQRVCIARAIVNGPIVLLADEPTGNLDPELTSEIIELFKSINARGTTVMVATHDPNVLAQVNRRVITLEQGKVVSYERVGS is encoded by the coding sequence ATGATTCAACTCTTTCACGTCTCAAAATATTACGACCGCCGGCCGGCGCTTTCCGACATCACCCTTGAAATCGAGAAGGGGGAGTTCATTCTCTTGATGGGGCCGAGCGGGGCCGGCAAGTCGACGTTGCTCAAGTTGTTGATCGGGGCGGAACGGCCCGATGAAGGGCAGATTTTCGTGCAGGGCCGCAGCCTGTCGAAGTTGCGACCGTCTGAAATTCCGGCCCTGCGCCGGAAGGTCGGTGTCGTGTTGCAGGACTTCCGCCTCTTGCCCAAAAAAACCGTCTTCGACAACGTATCGTTGCCCCTCCTGGTCCAAGGCGTCTCGACCGGCGAAATCAAGCGCAAGGTGACGGAAACGCTGCGGGCGGTCGGATTGGACCACAAAAAAGATCTGTTTCCCACCGGCCTCTCTACCGGCGAGCAACAGAGGGTTTGCATCGCCCGCGCGATCGTCAATGGACCGATCGTACTGTTGGCCGATGAGCCGACGGGAAATTTAGACCCCGAGTTGACGAGCGAAATCATCGAACTGTTCAAGTCGATCAACGCCCGGGGCACCACCGTCATGGTGGCGACGCACGATCCCAATGTGCTGGCCCAGGTCAATCGCCGGGTGATCACCTTGGAGCAGGGCAAGGTAGTGTCGTACGAACGGGTGGGTTCATGA
- a CDS encoding UPF0102 protein YraN produces MRDQRRTVGDEGEGRAEAYLRRQGFRILGRNVRSALGELDLVADDQGVLVFVEVKRRRTETFGGAIEAVDARKRAKLIQLAAQYLAQHRIRDRACRFDVVLIQDGGGVGEVVQHIANAFDVAGDDLRW; encoded by the coding sequence ATGCGCGACCAACGCCGTACGGTAGGAGACGAGGGGGAGGGCCGAGCCGAGGCCTACCTTCGTCGGCAGGGATTTCGAATTCTTGGCAGGAATGTACGCTCGGCGCTGGGTGAACTGGATCTGGTCGCCGATGATCAGGGGGTGTTGGTGTTCGTCGAAGTGAAGCGGCGGCGGACCGAGACCTTCGGCGGCGCCATCGAGGCGGTTGATGCGCGCAAACGTGCCAAGTTGATTCAACTGGCGGCTCAATACCTCGCGCAACATCGGATCAGGGATCGTGCCTGTCGCTTCGACGTTGTGCTGATTCAAGACGGCGGGGGGGTGGGCGAGGTTGTGCAGCATATTGCGAATGCATTCGACGTCGCAGGGGATGATCTGCGATGGTAG
- a CDS encoding Ribonuclease HII, with protein sequence MVGTPNPTTGGPTEEFEVEARYCGYRRIAGLDESGRGPLAGPVVAAAVLLPRRCRLLGLNDSKQVGESERVRLFGEIVRRATAVGIGAATEGEIDRLNILHATRLAMRRALQALQLQPDFLLLDAVTLPGLSIPQRPIIKGDGLSCSIAAASIVAKVVRDRLMVEYHRWYPQYNFAEHKGYGTPDHLRLLRQHGPCAIHRCSFAPVLQLVPSSPAAFRLSAGHV encoded by the coding sequence TTGGTTGGTACTCCGAACCCGACGACAGGAGGTCCCACCGAAGAGTTTGAGGTGGAGGCCCGATACTGTGGATACCGCCGTATCGCCGGTCTCGATGAGTCCGGACGTGGGCCCCTGGCCGGTCCCGTCGTCGCGGCGGCCGTGCTGTTGCCGCGGCGCTGTCGCTTGCTCGGGTTGAATGATTCCAAACAGGTCGGTGAATCGGAGCGCGTCCGGTTGTTCGGCGAAATCGTGCGGCGGGCGACGGCCGTCGGCATCGGCGCTGCGACGGAGGGAGAGATCGACCGCCTGAATATCCTCCATGCGACCCGGCTGGCGATGCGGCGGGCGCTCCAGGCACTTCAGCTGCAGCCGGATTTCCTCTTGTTGGATGCCGTGACCCTTCCGGGGCTCTCCATTCCTCAACGACCGATTATCAAGGGCGATGGGTTGTCCTGTTCCATTGCGGCGGCATCGATCGTCGCCAAGGTGGTGCGTGACCGACTGATGGTCGAGTATCACCGCTGGTATCCCCAATACAATTTTGCCGAACACAAGGGGTACGGGACTCCGGACCATCTTCGCCTGCTCCGACAGCACGGGCCCTGTGCGATTCACCGCTGCAGTTTCGCTCCCGTCCTCCAACTCGTACCGAGCAGCCCGGCGGCGTTCCGCTTGTCCGCCGGCCATGTCTGA
- a CDS encoding LSU ribosomal protein L19p has translation MNRLERIQRSLTKKTVPKFEIGDTVRVHVKVVEGEKERIQVYEGAVIARKGTLNSETFTVRKLSYGVGVERTFPIHSPNVAKVDVVRQGRVRRAKLYYLRTKKGKFAKVEDREFTAENKAQATAKAEAAEAVAATKA, from the coding sequence ATGAATCGGCTAGAACGGATCCAGCGATCCTTAACCAAGAAGACGGTGCCCAAGTTTGAGATCGGGGATACCGTTCGTGTGCATGTGAAGGTGGTCGAGGGAGAGAAAGAACGCATTCAGGTGTACGAAGGGGCGGTCATCGCCAGAAAAGGGACGCTCAACAGCGAAACCTTTACGGTGCGCAAACTGTCCTACGGCGTCGGGGTGGAGCGGACGTTTCCGATCCATTCGCCCAATGTGGCCAAGGTCGACGTGGTTCGTCAGGGCCGCGTCCGTCGCGCCAAGCTATACTACCTGCGCACCAAGAAGGGTAAGTTTGCCAAGGTGGAAGACCGTGAGTTTACGGCCGAAAACAAAGCTCAGGCTACCGCCAAGGCTGAGGCGGCGGAAGCCGTCGCTGCCACAAAGGCCTAG
- a CDS encoding tRNA (guanine(37)-N(1))-methyltransferase, with product MRCAVMTLFPEMVSPVLGQSILKRAQEKGLLEVSVQNLRDHTYDRHRTADDVPYGGGAGMVMKAEPILLAVEALNAAYGTSDPGTTMRVIVPSPQGRQFTQELAQELAQETRPILFLCGHYEGIDERVRLALQPEEISVGDYVLTGGELPALVMIDAAARLIPGVLGDAASAAEESFTDGLLEYPHYTRPAEVRGMAVPEVLVSGHHEAIRLWRRKEALRNTYLKRPDLLRDRELGSEDRRLLSEVMQESLVQVPGR from the coding sequence ATGCGATGTGCGGTCATGACATTGTTCCCGGAGATGGTGTCCCCGGTTCTGGGGCAGAGTATCCTCAAGCGAGCCCAAGAGAAGGGGTTGCTGGAGGTGTCCGTTCAGAACCTGCGCGACCATACCTATGACCGACACAGGACGGCCGATGATGTGCCGTACGGCGGCGGGGCCGGGATGGTCATGAAGGCCGAGCCGATTCTGCTGGCCGTCGAGGCCTTGAACGCCGCCTACGGGACGTCTGATCCCGGCACGACAATGCGGGTGATCGTGCCGTCTCCGCAAGGGCGGCAGTTTACGCAGGAACTGGCGCAGGAGTTGGCGCAGGAAACGCGGCCGATCCTGTTTCTTTGCGGGCACTACGAAGGGATCGATGAGCGGGTGCGGCTGGCATTGCAGCCGGAGGAAATCTCGGTCGGCGATTATGTGCTCACCGGCGGAGAGTTGCCGGCTTTGGTCATGATCGATGCGGCGGCCCGGTTGATTCCTGGCGTGTTGGGCGATGCGGCGTCGGCGGCGGAAGAATCCTTTACCGATGGATTACTGGAGTATCCGCACTACACCAGGCCGGCGGAGGTACGCGGGATGGCGGTTCCGGAAGTGCTGGTGTCGGGCCACCATGAGGCGATTCGGCTGTGGCGACGCAAGGAGGCGTTGCGGAATACCTATCTGAAGCGGCCAGATCTGCTGCGGGATCGTGAACTCGGATCGGAAGATCGGCGATTGTTGAGCGAAGTGATGCAAGAGAGTCTGGTACAGGTACCAGGTCGTTGA
- a CDS encoding 16S rRNA processing protein RimM: protein MTDQSELVTIGRIERSFGVRGEARVRSLSDVPGRFDALREVTIVSPGGKTLDTLVTHVRSGGPTLIMGFGAFTTPEQVAEFRGGLIQVLRGDSPALPADQYYECDLIGMVVQDEAGVVLGRLEQVWNLSDNRIFAVRQEGKELLIPAAKQVVVAVDVAGRVMTVRLPEGFGDL from the coding sequence TTCGGGGTCCGGGGCGAGGCGCGTGTTCGTTCCCTCAGTGACGTACCGGGACGGTTCGATGCGCTTCGGGAAGTGACGATTGTCTCGCCCGGCGGGAAGACCCTCGATACCCTGGTGACCCATGTGCGGTCCGGCGGGCCGACGTTGATCATGGGCTTCGGAGCCTTCACGACACCGGAGCAGGTCGCCGAGTTCCGCGGTGGACTGATACAGGTTCTGCGCGGAGATTCGCCGGCCTTGCCGGCCGATCAGTACTATGAATGTGATCTGATCGGCATGGTCGTGCAGGATGAAGCAGGTGTGGTGCTCGGCCGTTTGGAGCAGGTCTGGAACCTGTCCGACAACCGAATTTTCGCGGTCAGGCAGGAGGGAAAAGAGCTGTTGATTCCGGCAGCGAAACAGGTTGTGGTGGCGGTAGACGTGGCAGGGCGAGTGATGACGGTCAGGCTGCCGGAAGGGTTCGGAGACCTGTAA